In the genome of Pongo pygmaeus isolate AG05252 chromosome 9, NHGRI_mPonPyg2-v2.0_pri, whole genome shotgun sequence, one region contains:
- the INPPL1 gene encoding phosphatidylinositol 3,4,5-trisphosphate 5-phosphatase 2 isoform X6, which translates to MASACGAPGPVGALGSQAPSWYHRDLSRAAAEELLARAGRDGSFLVRDSESVAGAFALCVLSLEGRPYGVLRPSVTVMDEKFGHSPADPFRHPPGRREQGRGCAFHVVCSPVWIGTEWYQKHVHTYRILPDGEDFLAVQTSQGVPVRRFQTLGELIGLYAQPNQGLVCALLLPVEGEREPDLLDDRDASDGEDEKPPLPPRSGSTSISAPTGPSSPLPAPETPTTPAAESAPNGLSTVSHEYLKGSYGLDLEAVRGGASHLPHLTRTLATSCRRLHSEVDKVLSGLEILSKVFDQQSSPMVTRLLQQQNLPQTGEQELESLVLKLSVLKDFLSGIQKKALKALQDMSSTAPPAPQPSTRKAKTIPVQAFEVKLDVTLGDLTKIGKSQKFTLSVDVEGGRLVLLRRQRDSQEDWTTFTHDRIRQLIKSQRVQNKLGVVFEKEKDRTQRKDFIFVSARKREAFCQLLQLMKNKHSKQDEPDMISVFIGTWNMGSVPPAKNVTSWFTSKGLGKTLDEVTVTIPHDIYVFGTQENSVGDREWLDLLRGGLKELTDLDYRPIAMQSLWNIKVAVLVKPEHENRISHVSTSSVKTGIANTLGNKGAVGVSFMFNGTSFGFVNCHLTSGNEKTARRNQNYLDILRLLSLGDRQLSAFDISLRFTHLFWFGDLNYRLDMDIQEILNYISRKEFEPLLRVDQLNLEREKHKVFLRFSEEEISFPPTYRYERGSRDTYAWHKQKPTGVRTNVPSWCDRILWKSYPETHIICNSYGCTDDIVTSDHSPVFGTFEVGVTSQFISKKGLSKTSDQAYIEFESIEAIVKTASRTKFFIEFYSTCLEEYKKSFENDAQSSDNINFLKVQWSSRQLPTLKPILADIEYLQDQHLLLTVKSMDGYESYGECVVALKSMIGSTAQQFLTFLSHRGEETGNIRGSMKVRVPTERLGTRERLYEWISIDKDEAGAKSKAPSVSRGSQEPRSGSRKPAFTEASCPLSRLFEEPEKPPPTGRPPAPPRAALREEPLTPRLKPEGAPEPEGVAAPPPKNSFNNPAYYVLEGVPHQLLPPEPPSPARAPVPSATKNKVAITVPAPQLGRHRPPRVGEGSSSDEESGGTLPPPDFPPPPLPDSAIFLPPSLDPLPGPVVRGRGGGEARGPPPPKAHPRPPLPPGPSPASTFLGEVASGDDRSCSVLQMAKTLSEVDYAPAGPARSALLPGSLELQPPRGLPSDYGRPLSFPPPRIRESIQEDLAEE; encoded by the exons ATGGCCTCGGCCTGCGGGGCGCCGGGACCGGTGGGCGCGCTGGGCAGCCAGGCCCCCTCCTGGTATCACCGCGACCTGAGCCGCGCGGCCGCGGAGGAGCTGCTGGCCCGGGCGGGCCGCGATGGCAGCTTCCTGGTCCGAGACAGCGAGAGCGTGGCGGGGGCCTTCGCGCTCTGCGTCCT GAGCCTTGAGGGCAGACCATATGGGGTTCTGCGGCCCAGTGTGACTGTGATGGACGAAAAATTCGGGCATTCCCCGGCAGACCCCTTCAGGCATCCTCCAGGTAGaagggagcaggggagaggatgtgcATTCCACGTTGTGTGCAGTCCCGTTTGGATAGGGACTGAGTG GTATCAGAAGCATGTGCACACGTATCGCATTCTGCCTGATGGAGAAGATTTCTTGGCTGTGCAG ACCTCGCAGGGTGTGCCTGTGCGCCGCTTCCAGACCCTGGGTGAGCTCATCGGCCTGTATGCCCAGCCCAACCAGGGCCTTGTATGCGCCCTGCTTCTTCCTGTAGAGGGGGAGCGAGAGCCAGACCTGCTGGATGACCGGGATGCCTCAG ATGGGGAGGATGAGAAGCCCCCGCTGCCCCCGCGCTCTGGCTCCACCAGCATTTCTGCCCCCACTGGGCCCAGCAGTCCCCTGCCAGCTCCTGAGACTCCCACAACTCCAGCTGCTGAGAG tgctcccaatggGCTGAGCACCGTCTCACACGAGTACCTGAAAGGCAGCTATGGGCTGGACCTGGAAGCTGTGCGGGGTGGAGCCAGCCACCTGCCCCACCTCACCCGTACCCTCGCCACCTCATGCCGGAGGCTGCACAG TGAGGTGGACAAGGTCCTGTCAGGCCTGGAGATCCTGTCCAAGGTGTTTGACCAGCAGAGCTCGCCCATGGTGACCCGCCTTTTGCAGCAGCAG AACCTGCCACAGACAGGGGAGCAGGAACTAGAGAGCCTGGTGCTGAAGCTGTCAGTGCTAAAGGACTTCCTGTCAGGCATCCAGAAGAAG GCCCTGAAGGCCCTACAGGACATGAGCTCCACAGCACCCCCGGCTCCGCAGCCATCCACACGTAAGGCCAAGACCATCCCCGTGCAGGCCTTTGAG GTGAAGCTAGATGTGACCCTGGGTGACCTGACCAAGATTGGGAAGTCGCAGAAGTTCACGCTGAGCGTGGATGTGGAGGGTGGGCGGCTGGTGCTGCTGCGGAGACAGCGGGACTCCCAGGAGGACTGGACCACCTTCACACACGACCGCA TCCGCCAGCTCATTAAGTCCCAGCGTGTCCAGAACAAGCTGGGTGTTGTGTTTGAGAAGGAGAAGGACCGGACTCAGCGCAAGGACTTCATCTTTGTCAGTGCCCGG AAGCGGGAGGCCTTCTGTCAGCTGCTGCAGCTCATGAAGAACAAGCACTCCAAGCAGGACGAGCCCGACATGATCTCCGTCTTCATAGGCACCTGGAACATGG GAAGTGTACCACCTGCAAAAAACGTGACATCCTGGTTCACATCGAAGGGTCTGGGGAAGACCCTGGACGAGGTCACAGTGACCATACCCCATGACATCTATGTCTTTGGGACCCAGGAGAACTCAGTGGGTGACCGCGAGTGGCTGGACCTACTGCGCGGGGGCCTCAAGGAGCTTACGGATCTGGATTACCGCCCG ATTGCCATGCAATCACTGTGGAATATCAAGGTGGCAGTACTGGTCAAGCCAGAGCACGAGAACCGTATCAGCCACGTCAGTACGTCCAGTGTGAAGACTGGCATCGCCAACACCCTGG GGAACAAGGGGGCTGTGGGCGTCTCCTTCATGTTCAATGGCACCTCATTTGGCTTTGTGAATTGTCACCTCACCTCGGGAAATGAGAAGACGGCTCG GAGGAACCAGAACTACTTGGACATCCTGCGGCTGCTCTCGCTGGGCGACCGGCAGCTCAGTGCCTTTGACATCTCTCTGCGTTTCACACACCTCTTCTGGTTTGGGGACCTCAACTACCGCCTGGACATGGATATCCAG GAGATCCTGAACTACATCAGCAGGAAGGAGTTTGAGCCCCTCCTCAGGGTGGACCAGCTCAACCTGGAGCGGGAGAAGCACAAGGTCTTCCTTCGATTCA GTGAGGAGGAGATCTCCTTCCCACCCACCTACCGCTATGAGCGGGGTTCCCGGGACACATATGCCTGGCACAAGCAGAAGCCAACTGGG GTCCGGACCAATGTGCCCTCATGGTGTGACCGGATTCTGTGGAAATCCTACCCTGAAACTCACATCATCTGCAATTCTTATG GTTGCACTGATGACATCGTCACCAGCGACCATTCCCCTGTGTTTGGGACATTTGAGGTTGGAGTTACCTCCCAGTTCATCTCCAAGAAAG GGCTCTCGAAGACTTCAGACCAGGCCTACATTGAGTTTGAGAGCATCGAGGCCATTGTGAAGACAGCCAGCCGCACCAAGTTCTTCATCGAGTTCTACTCTACCTGCCTGGAGG aatACAAGAAGAGCTTTGAGAATGATGCCCAGAGCAGTGACAACATCAACTTTCTCAAAGTACAGTGGTCTTCACGCCAGCTGCCCACG CTCAAACCAATTCTGGCTGATATCGAGTACCTGCAGGACCAGCACCTCCTGCTCACAGTCAAGTCCATGGATGGCTATGAATCCTatg GGGAGTGTGTGGTTGCACTCAAGTCCATGATCGGCAGCACAGCCCAACAGTTCCTGACCTTCCTGTCCCACCGTGGCGAGGAGACAGGCAATATCAGAGGCTCCATGAAGGTGCGGGTGCCCACGGAGCGCCTGGGCACCCGTGAGCGGCTCTACG AGTGGATCAGCATTGATAAGGATGAGGCAGGAGCAAAGAGCAAAGCCCCCTCTGTGTCCCGAGGGAGCCAGGAGCCCAG GTCAGGGAGCCGCAAGCCAGCCTTCACAGAGGCCTCCTGCCCGCTCTCCAGGTTATTTGAAGAACCAGAGAAACCGCCACCAACAGGGaggcccccagccccaccccgaGCAGCTCTCCGGGAGGAGCCCTTGACCCCCAG GTTGAAGCCAGAGGGAGCTCCTGAACCAGAAGGGGTGGCGGCCCCCCCACCCAAGAACAGCTTCAATAACCCTGCCTACTACGTCCTTGAAGGGGTCCCGCACCAGCTGCTGCCACCGGAGCCACCCTCGCCTGCCAGGGCCCCTGTCCCATCTGCCACCAAGAACAAAGTGGCCATTACAGTGCCTGCTCCACAGCTTGGGCGCCACCGGCCCCCTCGTGTGGGAGAGGGGAGTTCTTCAGATGAGGAGTCTGGAGGCACACTGCCCCCTCCAGACTTTCCACCTCCACCACTGCCGGACTCAGCCATCTTCCTGCCCCCCAGCCTGGATCCTTTACCAGGGCCAGTGGTCCGGGGCCGTGGTGGGGGTGAGGCCCGTGGCCCACCGCCTCCCAAGGCCCATCCAAGGCCTCCACTGCCCCCAGGCCCCTCACCAGCCAGCACTTTCCTGGGGGAAGTGGCCAGTGGGGATGACCGGTCCTGCTCGGTGCTGCAGATGGCCAAGACGCTGAGCGAGGTGGACTACGCCCCTGCTGGGCCTGCACGCTCAGCGCTCCTCCCAGGCTCCCTGGAGCTGCAGCCCCCCCGGGGACTGCCCTCGGACTATGGCCGGCCCCTCAGCTTCCCTCCACCCCGCATCCGGGAGAGCATCCAAGAAGACCTGGCAGAGGAG TGA
- the INPPL1 gene encoding phosphatidylinositol 3,4,5-trisphosphate 5-phosphatase 2 isoform X3 — MASACGAPGPVGALGSQAPSWYHRDLSRAAAEELLARAGRDGSFLVRDSESVAGAFALCVLYQKHVHTYRILPDGEDFLAVQTSQGVPVRRFQTLGELIGLYAQPNQGLVCALLLPVEGEREPDLLDDRDASDGEDEKPPLPPRSGSTSISAPTGPSSPLPAPETPTTPAAERDGAEVLGQVSRTSTDFLTPPQSAPNGLSTVSHEYLKGSYGLDLEAVRGGASHLPHLTRTLATSCRRLHSEVDKVLSGLEILSKVFDQQSSPMVTRLLQQQNLPQTGEQELESLVLKLSVLKDFLSGIQKKALKALQDMSSTAPPAPQPSTRKAKTIPVQAFEVKLDVTLGDLTKIGKSQKFTLSVDVEGGRLVLLRRQRDSQEDWTTFTHDRIRQLIKSQRVQNKLGVVFEKEKDRTQRKDFIFVSARKREAFCQLLQLMKNKHSKQDEPDMISVFIGTWNMGSVPPAKNVTSWFTSKGLGKTLDEVTVTIPHDIYVFGTQENSVGDREWLDLLRGGLKELTDLDYRPIAMQSLWNIKVAVLVKPEHENRISHVSTSSVKTGIANTLGNKGAVGVSFMFNGTSFGFVNCHLTSGNEKTARRNQNYLDILRLLSLGDRQLSAFDISLRFTHLFWFGDLNYRLDMDIQEILNYISRKEFEPLLRVDQLNLEREKHKVFLRFSEEEISFPPTYRYERGSRDTYAWHKQKPTGVRTNVPSWCDRILWKSYPETHIICNSYGCTDDIVTSDHSPVFGTFEVGVTSQFISKKGLSKTSDQAYIEFESIEAIVKTASRTKFFIEFYSTCLEEYKKSFENDAQSSDNINFLKVQWSSRQLPTLKPILADIEYLQDQHLLLTVKSMDGYESYGECVVALKSMIGSTAQQFLTFLSHRGEETGNIRGSMKVRVPTERLGTRERLYEWISIDKDEAGAKSKAPSVSRGSQEPRSGSRKPAFTEASCPLSRLFEEPEKPPPTGRPPAPPRAALREEPLTPRLKPEGAPEPEGVAAPPPKNSFNNPAYYVLEGVPHQLLPPEPPSPARAPVPSATKNKVAITVPAPQLGRHRPPRVGEGSSSDEESGGTLPPPDFPPPPLPDSAIFLPPSLDPLPGPVVRGRGGGEARGPPPPKAHPRPPLPPGPSPASTFLGEVASGDDRSCSVLQMAKTLSEVDYAPAGPARSALLPGSLELQPPRGLPSDYGRPLSFPPPRIRESIQEDLAEEAPCLQGGRASGLGEAGMSAWLRAIGLERYEEGLVHNGWDDLEFLSDITEEDLEEAGVQDPAHKRLLLDTLQLSK; from the exons ATGGCCTCGGCCTGCGGGGCGCCGGGACCGGTGGGCGCGCTGGGCAGCCAGGCCCCCTCCTGGTATCACCGCGACCTGAGCCGCGCGGCCGCGGAGGAGCTGCTGGCCCGGGCGGGCCGCGATGGCAGCTTCCTGGTCCGAGACAGCGAGAGCGTGGCGGGGGCCTTCGCGCTCTGCGTCCT GTATCAGAAGCATGTGCACACGTATCGCATTCTGCCTGATGGAGAAGATTTCTTGGCTGTGCAG ACCTCGCAGGGTGTGCCTGTGCGCCGCTTCCAGACCCTGGGTGAGCTCATCGGCCTGTATGCCCAGCCCAACCAGGGCCTTGTATGCGCCCTGCTTCTTCCTGTAGAGGGGGAGCGAGAGCCAGACCTGCTGGATGACCGGGATGCCTCAG ATGGGGAGGATGAGAAGCCCCCGCTGCCCCCGCGCTCTGGCTCCACCAGCATTTCTGCCCCCACTGGGCCCAGCAGTCCCCTGCCAGCTCCTGAGACTCCCACAACTCCAGCTGCTGAGAG GGATGGGGCAGAGGTGCTGGGACAGGTCAGCAGGACCTCCACTGACTTCTTAACCCCTccccaaagtgctcccaatggGCTGAGCACCGTCTCACACGAGTACCTGAAAGGCAGCTATGGGCTGGACCTGGAAGCTGTGCGGGGTGGAGCCAGCCACCTGCCCCACCTCACCCGTACCCTCGCCACCTCATGCCGGAGGCTGCACAG TGAGGTGGACAAGGTCCTGTCAGGCCTGGAGATCCTGTCCAAGGTGTTTGACCAGCAGAGCTCGCCCATGGTGACCCGCCTTTTGCAGCAGCAG AACCTGCCACAGACAGGGGAGCAGGAACTAGAGAGCCTGGTGCTGAAGCTGTCAGTGCTAAAGGACTTCCTGTCAGGCATCCAGAAGAAG GCCCTGAAGGCCCTACAGGACATGAGCTCCACAGCACCCCCGGCTCCGCAGCCATCCACACGTAAGGCCAAGACCATCCCCGTGCAGGCCTTTGAG GTGAAGCTAGATGTGACCCTGGGTGACCTGACCAAGATTGGGAAGTCGCAGAAGTTCACGCTGAGCGTGGATGTGGAGGGTGGGCGGCTGGTGCTGCTGCGGAGACAGCGGGACTCCCAGGAGGACTGGACCACCTTCACACACGACCGCA TCCGCCAGCTCATTAAGTCCCAGCGTGTCCAGAACAAGCTGGGTGTTGTGTTTGAGAAGGAGAAGGACCGGACTCAGCGCAAGGACTTCATCTTTGTCAGTGCCCGG AAGCGGGAGGCCTTCTGTCAGCTGCTGCAGCTCATGAAGAACAAGCACTCCAAGCAGGACGAGCCCGACATGATCTCCGTCTTCATAGGCACCTGGAACATGG GAAGTGTACCACCTGCAAAAAACGTGACATCCTGGTTCACATCGAAGGGTCTGGGGAAGACCCTGGACGAGGTCACAGTGACCATACCCCATGACATCTATGTCTTTGGGACCCAGGAGAACTCAGTGGGTGACCGCGAGTGGCTGGACCTACTGCGCGGGGGCCTCAAGGAGCTTACGGATCTGGATTACCGCCCG ATTGCCATGCAATCACTGTGGAATATCAAGGTGGCAGTACTGGTCAAGCCAGAGCACGAGAACCGTATCAGCCACGTCAGTACGTCCAGTGTGAAGACTGGCATCGCCAACACCCTGG GGAACAAGGGGGCTGTGGGCGTCTCCTTCATGTTCAATGGCACCTCATTTGGCTTTGTGAATTGTCACCTCACCTCGGGAAATGAGAAGACGGCTCG GAGGAACCAGAACTACTTGGACATCCTGCGGCTGCTCTCGCTGGGCGACCGGCAGCTCAGTGCCTTTGACATCTCTCTGCGTTTCACACACCTCTTCTGGTTTGGGGACCTCAACTACCGCCTGGACATGGATATCCAG GAGATCCTGAACTACATCAGCAGGAAGGAGTTTGAGCCCCTCCTCAGGGTGGACCAGCTCAACCTGGAGCGGGAGAAGCACAAGGTCTTCCTTCGATTCA GTGAGGAGGAGATCTCCTTCCCACCCACCTACCGCTATGAGCGGGGTTCCCGGGACACATATGCCTGGCACAAGCAGAAGCCAACTGGG GTCCGGACCAATGTGCCCTCATGGTGTGACCGGATTCTGTGGAAATCCTACCCTGAAACTCACATCATCTGCAATTCTTATG GTTGCACTGATGACATCGTCACCAGCGACCATTCCCCTGTGTTTGGGACATTTGAGGTTGGAGTTACCTCCCAGTTCATCTCCAAGAAAG GGCTCTCGAAGACTTCAGACCAGGCCTACATTGAGTTTGAGAGCATCGAGGCCATTGTGAAGACAGCCAGCCGCACCAAGTTCTTCATCGAGTTCTACTCTACCTGCCTGGAGG aatACAAGAAGAGCTTTGAGAATGATGCCCAGAGCAGTGACAACATCAACTTTCTCAAAGTACAGTGGTCTTCACGCCAGCTGCCCACG CTCAAACCAATTCTGGCTGATATCGAGTACCTGCAGGACCAGCACCTCCTGCTCACAGTCAAGTCCATGGATGGCTATGAATCCTatg GGGAGTGTGTGGTTGCACTCAAGTCCATGATCGGCAGCACAGCCCAACAGTTCCTGACCTTCCTGTCCCACCGTGGCGAGGAGACAGGCAATATCAGAGGCTCCATGAAGGTGCGGGTGCCCACGGAGCGCCTGGGCACCCGTGAGCGGCTCTACG AGTGGATCAGCATTGATAAGGATGAGGCAGGAGCAAAGAGCAAAGCCCCCTCTGTGTCCCGAGGGAGCCAGGAGCCCAG GTCAGGGAGCCGCAAGCCAGCCTTCACAGAGGCCTCCTGCCCGCTCTCCAGGTTATTTGAAGAACCAGAGAAACCGCCACCAACAGGGaggcccccagccccaccccgaGCAGCTCTCCGGGAGGAGCCCTTGACCCCCAG GTTGAAGCCAGAGGGAGCTCCTGAACCAGAAGGGGTGGCGGCCCCCCCACCCAAGAACAGCTTCAATAACCCTGCCTACTACGTCCTTGAAGGGGTCCCGCACCAGCTGCTGCCACCGGAGCCACCCTCGCCTGCCAGGGCCCCTGTCCCATCTGCCACCAAGAACAAAGTGGCCATTACAGTGCCTGCTCCACAGCTTGGGCGCCACCGGCCCCCTCGTGTGGGAGAGGGGAGTTCTTCAGATGAGGAGTCTGGAGGCACACTGCCCCCTCCAGACTTTCCACCTCCACCACTGCCGGACTCAGCCATCTTCCTGCCCCCCAGCCTGGATCCTTTACCAGGGCCAGTGGTCCGGGGCCGTGGTGGGGGTGAGGCCCGTGGCCCACCGCCTCCCAAGGCCCATCCAAGGCCTCCACTGCCCCCAGGCCCCTCACCAGCCAGCACTTTCCTGGGGGAAGTGGCCAGTGGGGATGACCGGTCCTGCTCGGTGCTGCAGATGGCCAAGACGCTGAGCGAGGTGGACTACGCCCCTGCTGGGCCTGCACGCTCAGCGCTCCTCCCAGGCTCCCTGGAGCTGCAGCCCCCCCGGGGACTGCCCTCGGACTATGGCCGGCCCCTCAGCTTCCCTCCACCCCGCATCCGGGAGAGCATCCAAGAAGACCTGGCAGAGGAG GCTCCGTGCCTGCAGGGCGGGCGGGCCAGCGGGCTGGGCGAGGCAGGCATGAGCGCCTGGCTGCGGGCCATCGGCTTGGAGCGCTATGAGGAGGGCCTGGTGCATAATGGCTGGGACGACCTGGAGTTTCTCAG TGACATCACCGAGGAGGACTTGGAGGAGGCTGGGGTGCAGGACCCGGCTCACAAGCGCCTCCTTCTGGACACCCTGCAGCTCAGCAAGTGA